GTGTGTGGTGAGCACCCGCCACGCCTGGGTGTGCCAATGGGTGAGGTACTCCTCGATCTCCAGCTCGCACCTCTGGCAGGGCGCGAGACCGCCGAGCAGCTTGCGGCGGAGCGGATGTCCGCAGCGCGCGCAGTGTCGATTGCTCGGCGGGTGGTGCTGGCAGGTGGCGCTCGTCCACTCCGTGCCGTCCCACCAGCGCAGGCGTTCCGGTGCCTCGGGGTCCGAATGCCAGTCGGCCAGATCGGGATTCGGGGGCGGTGGTGGCGCGGCGGGTGCGGTTTCCGATGTGTGCCGAGTCAGGTCGACCGGGCGGTACGACCCGAGCGTGGCGGCGGTCTCGGCGCGGTCGAGCAGGTCAGTGCGCGGTCGGACGGAGGCGCTTGCGTCCGACCGGTTGTGCGCCGCTTCTTGTCCGGTGCGGCCGTCGGCGTCGTCGTCACTCGAAGAAAACCGTTGCACCACAACGTCATCGGAGGTGAGCCCGGTCGCTCCGTCCTCTCGCGCCGACTGAGCACTCCTACGGGGCGGATCGGAGGCGAAGGACCCGTGTGGAAAGTGCCGGACCGGAGCGAGGTCGTGCCGATCGCGCAGGCCCGGGGGAGCCGGGTCCGGTTGTGCGCCGGTGGCCGACCGCGCCGAGCGCACTTCCTGCGACGGCGACGTCCGGGCGGATCGGTGCAGACGGAATGGGTCGGTGGGGTGCGTCGTGCGGGCCGGGTCCGCCGGATCGTCGACCTGGACGCCGAATTCGGTGACCAGTCCCGCCAGGCCGCTGGCCCAGCCTTGGCCGACGGCGCGGAACCGCCACCGCCCATCTCTGCGGTAGAACTCGCCGAACATGAGCGCGCGCACCGCGTCCGCGTCCTCGATCTCGAAGGTCGCCACCGCCCCGTCGACGGCGTGCACGGTGAGGGTCAAACCGGTGATGTCGCCGAAGGTTCCGTTCTCGACCGAGCCGGCGACGACGATCCGATCCACGTCCGCTTCGGTGCGCGGCAGTGAGACGCTCAGCCGCGCCGTCCGCGGCGCGGGCTCTTGGTCCAGTGTCACCGCCTGGGAGACATGGCGTGGTGCGTTGTAGAACACCAGATCCCGGTCCGAGCGGACCGTGCCGGACCCCTCCAGGAGCAAGGCGTGCGCGTCCACCGCATGCTCCGACCGCCATGAAACAACCACGGCTAGAAGGGATGTCGGTACCGGCGCGTTGGCGCCTTTGCTGAGTTTCATCGTGCTCGAACTATGCCACGACCCTCCGACACGCCGAACGCGCGAGGTGCCATCCCTCGGCGGGGCGCGGACAACGCGCGCGTTCCCGCAATACCGCGTTCGTACCGTGCGGTACGGCACAGTGTTCTCATGACGAACCCGAAACGCCCGGGTCGCAGGCCCTCGACCCCGAAGCTGCCGGGTGGGCGGGTGCCCGGTCCCTCCGACATCCTGGCCGCCGCGCAGGCCACGGTCGAAGCGGCACAGACGGCGGCAGGCCAGGCGCTGGAAGCCGCCCAGCTGACCGCGAGTTCGGCGTTCGACGCAGCGGTGCGGCTGCCTCCGGCATCGGCCCAGCTGGCCGCGCAGCTGCCCGACCTGGTCGAGAGCCTGTCGATCGCCGTCGAGCGGCTGAATTCCACGATCGATCGCCTGGATCGGACGCTGGCGCTGGCCGATCCGGCCTTCGCGGCCTACGACAGGTTGCTGCCCAGGCTGGAGGCGATGATCGCGCTCGGCGAGGACGTGCTCAGCCGATTGTCGAAGGTGCCCGGCGTAGCTTTGCTCGGCAAGCTGACCGGCCTGAGCACACCGGAGAAGCCGGTCGAGCCGCCGCCGAAGTCGACCAAGCGGCGTAGGTGAGATGGGCGGCCACACGAAGTTCGCCAGCCGGTGGGCGGGCGAACCGCTGTGATCGTCGGCCCTGCGGCATCCCCCACGCGATAGCCGCCGTATCGCGGCAGGGAATTCACGGGTCAGGCCACCGCGGTAGGCGGAGGTTGGAGTTCGCGGGACAGGTGGCCGGACCCTGTGGCGCGGTACGGGGGCCCGCTCGAACTCAGCGAGGCGCGTGGACTGTGGCCGCGCGTAAGGCGGCGGCCGCCTTGAGCAGGACCTCGTGGTATTCGTCCTCGGGATCGGAATCGAGCACGATGGCGCCGCCCGCACCGATCCGCCAGTGGCCGTCGTAGCGCACGGCGGTGCGGATCACGATGTTCAGGTCCGCGGTGCCGCCGAGCCCGAGAAAGCCGATGGTGCCCGAATAGACCCCCCGCGCTTCGGTTTCCAGCGCGTCGATGATCTCCAGGGTGCGCAGTTTCGGCGCGCCGGTCATCGAGCCGCCTGGGAAACACGCGCGCAGGCAGTCGACCACGTCGACCTCGGGCCGCAGCCTGCCGCGCACGGTGGACACCAGCTGATGCATGGTCGTGTACTGCTCGGTGGCCATCAGCTTCGGCACGTACACGCTGCCGATCTCACAGACCCGGCCGAGATCGTTGCGCAGCAAATCGACGATCATCAGGTTCTCCGACCTGGTCTTCGAGCTGTCGGCCAGTTCGCGGCGCAGACGCTCGTCCTCGGCGGGGGTGGCGCCGCGTGGCGCGGTGCCCTTGATCGGCTTGCTCTCCACGGCGCGGCGGCGGTCGACCTTGAGGAAGCGCTCCGGCGAGGAGCAGGCGATGTCGAGGTCGTCGAAGCGTAGGTAGGCGGCATACGGCGCGGGGTTGCAGCGCCGCAGTGTGCGGTAGAAGTCGAGTCCGTCGTCTTCGCGGGCGGGGATCGTCGCGCTGTCGGTCAGGCAGATCTCGTAGGACTCGCCTGCATGCAGTCGCTCCTGGCAGACCGCGATGTCGGCGAGGTAGCGCTCGCGGCCGCGCGTGAGCAGCGGAGCGACGGCCTCGCGGTCCGATGGCACCTCGAGCATCGGCGGATTCGTCCAGGTCGGAAGGGTTTCGAGGGTCTCTCGGGTATCGCGCAGCCAGTCGGCGCCCGCCCGGACCGTATCCGGTGTCGCGTCGGTGAGCGAGAGCAGATGTGTCCGCCCACCCATGTGATCGACCACCACTATCCGGTCGGCGAAAATCCACTGCGCGTCCGGTGTCGGTGCGCGATGGACCGCGTCTCCGCCGCAGTCGGCCTTGACCTCGTAGCCGAGATAGCCGACATACCCGCCCACGAAATCGAAAGGCAGATCGGGAAGTTCGAGCTGCCGCGCCCGCAGTTCGGCGGCCAGGTAGTCGAGAATGCCGCCTGCGACGGTGCGTCGATGGCCGTCGGACGACTCCACGGTCACCTCGCCGTCGCCCACCCGGTAGCGCAGCACCTCCGCATGGGGACCACTCGCGTCACCCAGGAACGAGAACCGGTCCAAACCGGGTTCCACGTGCTCGCTGTCCAGCCAGAATGCCGTGGGGGAGTTGCCGTACAGCCGCACGAACGCGCTCTCGGTATCGATCGCCCGCTCGATCACCTCCTGCTGGAGCCGGAACGTCCGGGAAAGTGGTGCCGAGTGCTCGGTGCGAGCCGAAACCGCTCGCGCGAAGGACGATTCGCCCCGTAAGCGCTCGAATCGGACTGCCGCGGCGGGGAACTGCTCGGGCGCTAGTGCAGACATCGGAGTGGGGAAGGGTGGGCCCGCGGTGCTCGCGTCCGGAGCGATCTCGCCTTCCGCCACCTCCGGGTGTCGCGGTACGGCGGCGCGCCCGGCATTCGACCGAACTCGGTGCGCCGCGGTGAGATTCGCGAAATTGCGCAATATCGCCGCGCCGAACTCGCCGGCGATCGACTCGGGATGGAACTGCACACCCCACTGCGGCCTCCGGCGATGCCGTACCCCCATGACGACATCGTCCGCGGCCACCGCGGTGACCTCCAGGTCCCGCGGCAGCGGCCGCAGCGCACAGAGCGAGTGATACCGCACGGCGGTGAAGCCCTGCGGGATTCCGGTGAACAGGTCGCGGTCGTCGTGCTCGATTCGGTCGAGGAATCCGTGTCTTGCCGCGGGCGCCGCGGCAACGACGCCACCCGCCGCGACCACAATGCCCTGATGTCCGAGGCACACCCCGAGCAACGGCAACTCGGTCTCGCGAATCACGGCCGCGGAGATCCCGATGTCCCGCGCGACGTCCGGCCGTCCTGGCCCCGGCGAAACGACCACGTTGTCGAAGCGGGCGAGTTCCAGCTCGGCGACGGTCCGCACCTCGTCGTTGCGCACGACCGTCGGCTCGACGCCGTTCACCTCGCTGATCAGCTGATACAGGTTATAGGTGAACGAGTCGTAATTGTCGATCAACAGCGTGCGCATTTGTGCAGAACACTACGCCAACGGCTGGCTGAGGCCCGCGCCTACGATGGCGGGAGCGAGGCAGCTCGTGACGGCGTGCTAGATATGGGTGCTCATGCTCTCACGCGACTGGCGCGAATCCGGTGCCACCCGACTGGCACGGTCTGAATCCTCGGAGAGGCGGAACAGCACATGGGTAACTCCCCGGGTACGTCCAAAACCGGGCGATCGGATGAACCGCCGGTCCGCGACGCGACTCCGGAGGCGCCGACAGATCGGCAAAAGGCGCGGAGCGGCGGAGGAGCGGATGTGGATCCCGCGGTCGTCGACTTCGCCGTCGTCGGAAAGTGGATGGATGAGCAGGGGCTTCCCGCCGGCGATTTCGAGGACGTGACCGTGCTGGGTGGTGGAACGCAGAACATCATGCTTCGCTTCGTCCGTGGCGGCCGCGGGTATGTGCTGCGTCGGGGGCCGAAGCACTTGCGCGCCAGGAGCAACGACGTGATCCGGCGTGAGGCCCGCCTGCTCGGCGCGCTCAACGGCACCGAGGTGCGCGCGCCCCGAGTGATCGCGGCCTGCCCCGACGAATCAGTGCTGGGCGCGGTCTTCTACCTGATGGAGCCGATCCACGGGTTCAACCCACAGAACGAGCTGCCCGAACCGCACGCGAGCGATCCGGAGATCCGCAGGCAGATGGGCCTGTCCGCGGTCGAGGCCGTCGCGCGGCTCGGTGCGCTGGACTACCAGGCGCTCGGCCTGGCCGATTACGGCAAGCCGGAGGGCTTTCTCGAGCGGCAGGTGCCGCGCTGGCTCGGCGAACTGGAGTCGTACTCGGTGAACGAGGGCTACCCGGGGCCGGAGATCCCCGGGGTGGAGCGGGTCGGGGAGTGGCTGGACCGTAACCGCCCCGCGCACTGGACGCCCGGGATCCTGCACGGCGACTGCCATCTGGCGAACATGATGTTCTCCTTCGACGGTCCGCAGGTCGCGGCGATGGTCGACTGGGAGATGTCCACGATCGGCGACCCGCTGCTCGACCTCGGCTGGCAGATCGCCACCCGGCCGGAGCCGGGTACCACCGGCGCGGCCCTGGTCGGCAAGCTCGGCGCGGTCGGCGGTCTGCCGACCCCGGAGGAGATGGTCGCGCACTACGGCCGGTTCTCCGATCGCGATCTGCGCGTTGTCCCTTGGTACACCGTGCTGGCCTGTTTCAAGCTCGGCAT
The DNA window shown above is from Nocardia sp. NBC_01730 and carries:
- a CDS encoding TerD family protein encodes the protein MKLSKGANAPVPTSLLAVVVSWRSEHAVDAHALLLEGSGTVRSDRDLVFYNAPRHVSQAVTLDQEPAPRTARLSVSLPRTEADVDRIVVAGSVENGTFGDITGLTLTVHAVDGAVATFEIEDADAVRALMFGEFYRRDGRWRFRAVGQGWASGLAGLVTEFGVQVDDPADPARTTHPTDPFRLHRSARTSPSQEVRSARSATGAQPDPAPPGLRDRHDLAPVRHFPHGSFASDPPRRSAQSAREDGATGLTSDDVVVQRFSSSDDDADGRTGQEAAHNRSDASASVRPRTDLLDRAETAATLGSYRPVDLTRHTSETAPAAPPPPPNPDLADWHSDPEAPERLRWWDGTEWTSATCQHHPPSNRHCARCGHPLRRKLLGGLAPCQRCELEIEEYLTHWHTQAWRVLTTHGPRGPVWAALWASLRYQRIDADAGRRALRAVALSYVERLVTFTFADGEVQHAELELFEQAVTELALGGPLIEDLRRRMHRGRTLSRLRAGDLPVVRTPGLHLDPEEKVHVDLPATHVRQLARGPKLTEGRLIGSNKKLRFVGAGAGTEMPWSRIISVHAEQETVVIAATSSRGGGTFAVADPDYVAAALEGALRVAKRLVLTPGQRDTRSIPQEVKAEVWQRDGGKCVECGDGHYLEFDHVIPLSRGGATSATNLQILCRSCNRAKGARI
- the pabB gene encoding aminodeoxychorismate synthase component I, whose protein sequence is MRTLLIDNYDSFTYNLYQLISEVNGVEPTVVRNDEVRTVAELELARFDNVVVSPGPGRPDVARDIGISAAVIRETELPLLGVCLGHQGIVVAAGGVVAAAPAARHGFLDRIEHDDRDLFTGIPQGFTAVRYHSLCALRPLPRDLEVTAVAADDVVMGVRHRRRPQWGVQFHPESIAGEFGAAILRNFANLTAAHRVRSNAGRAAVPRHPEVAEGEIAPDASTAGPPFPTPMSALAPEQFPAAAVRFERLRGESSFARAVSARTEHSAPLSRTFRLQQEVIERAIDTESAFVRLYGNSPTAFWLDSEHVEPGLDRFSFLGDASGPHAEVLRYRVGDGEVTVESSDGHRRTVAGGILDYLAAELRARQLELPDLPFDFVGGYVGYLGYEVKADCGGDAVHRAPTPDAQWIFADRIVVVDHMGGRTHLLSLTDATPDTVRAGADWLRDTRETLETLPTWTNPPMLEVPSDREAVAPLLTRGRERYLADIAVCQERLHAGESYEICLTDSATIPAREDDGLDFYRTLRRCNPAPYAAYLRFDDLDIACSSPERFLKVDRRRAVESKPIKGTAPRGATPAEDERLRRELADSSKTRSENLMIVDLLRNDLGRVCEIGSVYVPKLMATEQYTTMHQLVSTVRGRLRPEVDVVDCLRACFPGGSMTGAPKLRTLEIIDALETEARGVYSGTIGFLGLGGTADLNIVIRTAVRYDGHWRIGAGGAIVLDSDPEDEYHEVLLKAAAALRAATVHAPR
- a CDS encoding phosphotransferase family protein, whose translation is MDEQGLPAGDFEDVTVLGGGTQNIMLRFVRGGRGYVLRRGPKHLRARSNDVIRREARLLGALNGTEVRAPRVIAACPDESVLGAVFYLMEPIHGFNPQNELPEPHASDPEIRRQMGLSAVEAVARLGALDYQALGLADYGKPEGFLERQVPRWLGELESYSVNEGYPGPEIPGVERVGEWLDRNRPAHWTPGILHGDCHLANMMFSFDGPQVAAMVDWEMSTIGDPLLDLGWQIATRPEPGTTGAALVGKLGAVGGLPTPEEMVAHYGRFSDRDLRVVPWYTVLACFKLGIVLEGTHARAFAGKAPKRVGDFLHAITLELFERAQRLMA